A single region of the Triticum dicoccoides isolate Atlit2015 ecotype Zavitan chromosome 2B, WEW_v2.0, whole genome shotgun sequence genome encodes:
- the LOC119363326 gene encoding myosin-3-like, whose protein sequence is MLSAAAVMAPVPAAPKSSLEVLLETIKKRDERPKDEPPALPARPTCRGRLPRARRSPTPPRVHLEDGVAEGAVADTDKKPEAVADTDKKPEAVNENKPEIEKENTPEVKKEIGGQEAKEGKAVNGRIFGAKRKLCNVESLDESPYVENLHEERKDAMACKEPPSPYFSSARSKRNGKPVFTDSMDYVLQKKLRVWCSASDEKWELGQIQSISGDDVEIHLVNGEVLTLQPERLLPANPDILDGVDDLIQMSYLNEPSVLYNLQYRYSRDLIYTKAGPVLIAINPLKEVPLYGKDFIRKYRQKLTNDPHVYAIADIAFNEMLRDGINQSIIISGESGAGKTETAKIAMQYLAALGGANGMESEVLQTNVILEALGNAKTSRNDNSSRFGKLIEMHFSETRKICGAKIQTFLLEKSRVVRRASGERSYHIFYQLCSGASPLHKKKLLLRDANYYNYLKQSACLRIDGVDDAKRFSSLLGALDIVQISGENQMELFSMLAVVLWLGNISFSVIDNESHVEVDSNEGLANAAKLLGCSVPQLVIALSTRKIQAGKENIVQRLTLTQAIDARDALAKSIYAHLFDWIVEQINHSLGTGRQRTRRSISILDIYGFESFNKNGFEQFCINYANERLQQHFNRHLFKLEQEEYLDDGIDWASVEFVDNTDCLSLFEKKPLGLLSLLDEESTFPKATDLSFANKLKQHLSGNPGFKGEQDGAFKICHYAGEVSYDTTGFLEKNRDPLHSESIQLLSSCKSDLPKDFASVMIADSQNKSSLSRHLLVDSQKQSVVNKFKAQLFKLMQQLENTSLHFIRCIQPNNKQRPRQFEHDLVLHQLKCCGVFEVVRISRAGYPTRMTHQQFAERYGFLLSHSVASQNPLSISVAVLQQFSIPPEMYQVGYTKLFLRTGQVAALENAKNRMFHGVLRIQRNFRGLHTRREYHTLKKGATALQSFVRGEKARFRFDYLFKRWRAAVLIQKYTRRRLAATMFTDQLKNIVVLQSVIRGCLVRKKFKCLQEEKESKVINSKVKRDVRNNISQPRLCHEMNGEYPRQPVVTELEGRVSKAEALLQDKEEENAMLKQQLEQYENKWSEYETKMKVMEEAWKKQLSSLQLSLVAAKKSLAADDMVTRAARTDTTPTHAQYDSEDTMSTGTHTPEGTELKYQNHNPEPRVVTGNLDRRINAVNHLAKEFEDRRQVFDDDAGFLVAVKSGQIGSNMNPDDELRKLKDRFATWKKDYKSRLKETKVNLQKVSSHDEKSRKRWWGKKSSK, encoded by the exons ATGCTCTCTGCAGCCGCCGTGATGGCGCCAGTCCCGGCCGCTCCCAAGAGCTCCCTCGAGGTCTTGCTCGAGACCATAAAGAAGCGCGATGAGCGGCCCAAGGATGAGCCGCCGGCATTGCCGGCCCGCCCGACGTGCCGTGGCCGGCTGCCCAGGGCAAGACGGTCGCCGACGCCTCCTAGGGTTCATCTTGAGGATGGAGTGGCAGAGGGTGCCGTGGCGGATACTGACAAAAAGCCGGAAGCTGTAGCGGATACTGACAAGAAGCCGGAAGCTGTGAATGAGAATAAGCCAGAGATTGAGAAGGAGAATACGCCAGAGGTCAAGAAGGAGATTGGTGGGCAGGAGGCCAAGGAGGGAAAGGCTGTAAATGGTCGCATCTTTGGGGCCAAGAGAAAGCTATGCAATGTGGAATCACTGGATGAGTCTCCGTATGTTGAGAACCTCCACGAGGAGAGGAAGGATGCAATGGCCTGCAAGGAGCCCCCCTCTCCTTATTTTTCCTCAGCAAGATCAAAGAGAAATGGGAAGCCAGTGTTTACTGATTCCATGGACTATGTCCTCCAGAAG AAGCTACGGGTTTGGTGTTCTGCATCAGATGAGAAGTGGGAACTCGGACAGATTCAATCAATTTCTGGAGATGACGTCGAAATACACCTTGTTAATGGAGAA GTTTTGACGCTGCAACCAGAAAGACTTTTGCCCGCCAACCCTGATATTCTAGATGGAGTGGATGATTTGATCCAGATGAGCTACTTAAATGAACCTTCCGTCCTTTACAATCTGCAATACCGATACTCTCGTGATCTTATCTAC ACAAAAGCAGGACCTGTTCTGATTGCTATCAACCCACTGAAAGAGGTTCCACTCTATGGGAAAGATTTCATCAGAAAATACAGACAGAAGCTCACAAATGATCCACATGTGTATGCAATTGCTGATATAGCTTTTAATGAAATGCTAAGAG ATGGCATAAACCAATCTATAATAATAAG TGGTGAAAGTGGAGCAGGAAAAACTGAAACGGCTAAAATTGCGATGCAGTATTTGGCTGCTCTAGGGGGAGCTAACGGAATGGAGTCTGAAGTTCTACAGACCAATGTTATTCTGGAAGCATTAGGGAATGCAAAAACATCAAGAAATGATAACTCGAGCCGATTT GGTAAACTTATTGAAATGCACTTTTCTGAAACCAGAAAGATTTGTGGCGCTAAAATACAAACAT TCCTGCTTGAGAAG TCGAGGGTGGTTCGGAGGGCATCAGGAGAGAGATCATATCATATTTTCTATCAGCTGTGCTCTGGAGCTTCTCCTCTTCACAAAA AAAAATTGTTACTGAGAGACGCCAATTACTATAATTACTTGAAGCAGAGTGCTTGCTTGAGaattgatggtgttgatgatgctaaaAGATTTTCGTCGTTATTG GGTGCATTGGATATTGTTCAGATATCTGGGGAAAACCAGATGGAATTATTTTCTATGCTAGCAGTTGTCTTGTGGCTGGGAAACATTTCATTCTCTGTGATAGACAATGAaagccatgtggaagttgattcaaATGAAG GGTTGGCTAATGCAGCAAAGCTGTTAGGTTGCAGTGTCCCTCAATTGGTGATTGCTCTCTCAACTCGTAAAATCCAAGCTGGAAAGGAAAATATTGTTCAAAGACTGACGTTAACCCAG GCAATCGATGCAAGGGATGCTCTAGCGAAGTCAATCTATGCTCATCTGTTTGACTGGATTGTTGAGCAAATTAACCACTCGCTTGGAACGGGGAGACAACGTACACgaagatccataagtattttggaTATCTATGGCTTCGAATCTTTCAAT AAAAATGGCTTTGAACAGTTCTGTATAAATTATGCCAATGAAAGGCTGCAACAGCATTTTAACCGACATCTATTCAAACTAGAACAGGAG GAGTATCTGGATGATGGAATTGACTGGGCCAGTGTGGAATTTGTGGACAACACTGACTGTTTATCTCTCTTTGAGAAG AAGCCTCTAGGGCTATTATCTTTGCTGGATGAAGAGTCTACATTCCCAAAGGCAACAGATCTTTCCTTTGCTAACAAACTTAAGCAGCACTTGAGTGGAAACCCTGGATTTAAGGGCGAACAAGATGGTGCCTTTAAGATTTGTCATTATGCTGGAGAG GTTTCATATGATACAACTGGGTTCTTGGAGAAGAATAGAGATCCACTGCACAGCGAGTCAATTCAATTACTCTCTTCGTGCAAAAGTGATCTTCCAAAAGATTTTGCGTCTGTCATGATTGCTGATTCTCAGAATAAGTCAAGTTTGTCACGTCACTTATTAGTTGATTCACAAAAACAAAGCGTTGTGAACAAATTTAAG GCTCAACTATTCAAGCTAATGCAGCAACTAGAGAATACAAGTCTTCATTTCATTCGATGCATCCAGCCAAATAACAAACAACGCCCGAGGCAATTCGAACATGACCTTGTCTTGCACCAGCTTAAGTGCTGTGGGGTGTTTGAAGTTGTGCGGATATCAAGAGCAGGCTATCCAACTCGGATGACACACCAACAGTTTGCTGAAAG ATATGGATTTCTTCTCTCTCATTCTGTCGCATCTCAGAATCCACTTAGTATTTCAGTTGCTGTATTACAACAATTCAGTATACCCCCAGAAATGTATCAAGTTGGCTACACAAAATTGTTTCTTCGTACGGGACAG GTTGCTGCACTGGAAAATGCCAAAAACCGGATGTTCCATGGAGTTCTTCGGATTCAGAGAAACTTCCGTGGGTTGCATACTCGAAGAGAATATCACACACTGAAGAAAGGAGCAACAGCTTTGCAGTCAT TTGTAAGAGGTGAAAAGGCAAGATTTCGATTTGATTACCTTTTCAAGAGATGGAGGGCAGCTGTTCTCATACAGAAGTACACTAGGCGTCGACTTGCAGCCACCATGTTTACTGATCAGCTAAAAAATATTGTTGTTCTACAGTCTG TGATACGTGGGTGCCTGGTCAGGAAGAAATTCAAGTGCTTGCAGGAAGAAAAGGAATCTAAAGTCATTAACAGCAAAGTTAAAAGGGATGTAAGGAATAATATTTCACAACCGAGGTTATGCCAT GAAATGAATGGAGAGTATCCTCGCCAACCAGTTGTCACAGAACTCGAGGGACGCGTTTCAAAAGCTGAGGCTTTATTACAAGACAAAGAGGAAGAAAATGCGATGCTGAAGCAACAATTGGAACAGTATGAGAATAAATGGTCAGAATATGAGACCAAGATGAAAGTTATGGAAGAGGCATGGAAGAAACAGCTCTCTTCTCTGCAG TTGAGTCTTGTGGCTGCTAAGAAGAGCCTAGCTGCTGATGACATGGTCACCCGAGCAGCTCGGACTGATACCACTCCAACTCATGCTCAATACGACTCTGAAGATACAATGTCCACAGGGACCCATACCCCAGAAGGAACAGAGTTGAAATACCAAAACCACAACCCTGAACCTAGAGTGGTGACAGGAAACTTAGATAGGCGGATAAATGCTGTGAATCACCTAGCAAAGGAGTTTGAGGACAGGCGGCAGGTGTTCGACGACGATGCTGGCTTCCTTGTCGCCGTGAAATCCGGACAGATTGGTTCAAATATGAATCCGGACGATGAACTCAGGAAGCTGAAGGACCGGTTTGCTACATGGAAGAAAGACTACAAATCTCGGTTGAAGGAAACGAAGGTAAACCTTCAGAAGGTCAGCAGTCATGACGAGAAATCTCGGAAAAGATGGTGGGGGAAGAAGAGCTCCAAGTGA